Below is a genomic region from uncultured Erythrobacter sp..
ATTCTCACCGATCTTAACGATCCCAAAGCAGGCGCAAATGGCGTGGACAACCAGCCAGCCGCCGGGATCATCACCCAATATGTGAAAGACCTCTCGGTCGAGAACCCCAATGCTCCTGATGTTTATCAGTGGACCGATGCACCGCAGGTTGATGTGCAGTTCAATATCGGCGCGCAGCCCAAGGGCGATCAGGTCACCGAAGTTGAACTGAAGATCAACATCACCGCCACAGCGGAAAAGGGCACCGCCTATCTGGTCGAGCTGTCCTATTGCGGTCTAGTCGGCCTGCGCAACATTCCTGAGCAGCAGGCGCATGCCTTCCTGTTTGCCGAAGCACCGCGCATCCTCTTCCCGTTTGCCCGCCGCGTTGTTTCAGACGCTGTGCGCGATGCCGGGTTCCCGCCGCTGATGGTCGATCCGATCGACTTCAATGGCCTTTACGCGCAGCAGCTTGCCGCTCGCCGTGCGCAGGACGAAGACGCCGGCGGCGATGCACCCGCCCCGACGGGTGACGCCTGATCTGAACAATGATGCGGGCCTGATCTCATGAGCCTGCTCAAACACGTCGGGACCATAGGGTCACTGACGATGGTCAGCCGCATTGCCGGAATGGCGCGCGAGATGATTTTCTCGCGCGTCCTCGGCGCCAATGCGGTGACAGACGCCTGGTTTCAGGCCTTCATCATCCCCAATGTGTTCCGGCGGCTGTTTGCCGAAGGGGCATTTTCGGCGGCCTTTGTGCCGATGTTTTCCAAGCGGCTGCACGGACACGACGATCCGGAAAAGGGCCTAGAAGAAGCGCGCAGCTTCAGCGCCGATGTGCTGAGCGTGTTCCTGCCGGTGCTGATCGCACTGGTCGCGGTGTTCGAGATCGCAATGCCGGGCGTGATCTGGCTGCTGAGCGAGAAGCCGGTTGATCCTGAGACCTATCCGCTCGCGGTTGATTTCGCGCGGATCATGTTCCCCTACATCATCCTCGTCAGCCTTGTGACCCTGTTCACAGGCATGCTCAATTCCGTCTCGCGCTTTGCACCCGGAGCAAGCTTTCCGATCATCCTCAACCTCGTTCTGATCGCGGCTTTGCTGGCGGGTGAGTGGTTTGCGAAGAACACCGGCGCGAGCGTCGAGCAAATCGCTTACGGCATCGCATGGGCGGTGACCGGCGCTGGGGTAATGCAGCTCGCATGGCTGTATTACTGGACGCGGGTCGAGGGGTTTCGCCCCCGCCTGCTCTGGCCGCGCATCACGCCGGAGGTGAAACGCCTGTCGATCATTGCGCTCCCCGCAGCGATTGGCGGCGGCGCGTATCAGATCAACACGCTGGTGCAGCTCTACTTCCTCAACCAGCTTGAGGACGGTTCGGTCAGTTACATGAATTATGCCGACCGGCTCAATCAGCTGCCGCTCGGGATTATCGGCATCGCGCTTTCGACCGCGATCCTGCCAACGCTTTCACGGTTTATCGGCGGCGATAACAAGGAAGGCGCGGATCGCATCCAGTCCGATGCTATCGAGCTGTCGATGCTGCTGACAATCCCCGCAGCGGTCGCACTGGCGATCTGCGCGGAGCCGTTTGTGACCATGATTTTCCAGGGTGGCCGGTTCGACCTCGCCGATGCTGCTGTGACTGGCGAGGTGCTCGCCGCGCTGGTTCTGGGCCTCCCCGCCTATGTGCTGGTGAAGGTGCTGGTGCCCAATTTCTACGCCCGCGCGGATACGAAGACGCCGGTTGTGGCTGCCTTTATCTCGCTCGGCGTGTTCATCACCGCGTGTATTCTGGTGCTCGACACTTACGGCGTGATCGGGGTTGCCTATGCCAGTGTTGTTGGCGCGTGGATCAATGTCACCTTCCTGCTCATCGTGCTCGCGCTGCGCGGCCATTACACCATGCCAGCCGTGCTGATTTTCCGGATCGCGCGGCAGGTTCTCGCGGCTGCGGCCATGGGCGCGGCCTTGTTCTACACGCGCGACCTGCTAACCGGCTGGTTCTCTGCCGGTCTGTTTGAACGGCTCGGAGCGCTTCTGGCTCTCGTCGGAGCAGCCGCCATTGTCTATTTCGGCATTGCCTTCGCGGTCGGAGCCATCGACCGCCAGCGCATCGCCACTCTTACGAAGAAAGCAAGCTGACCATCATGCGTGTCGTCTCTGGCATCCAGCCCACCGGCAAACCCCATCTCGGCAATTACCTTGGCGCGATCGTCAATTATGTGAAGTTGCAGGAAGAGGCGCACGCTGCAGGCGGTGAATGCTTCATCTTCCTCGCCGATCTGCATGCGATCTCGCAGCCGCATACTCCGGCCGAGCTGACGCAGAACACCCGCGAAATGGTGGCCACTCTGGTCGCCTGCGGGGTCGATCCGGCCAAGACCGTGCTGTTCAATCAGGCGCAGGTGCCCGCCCATGCAGAGCTGCAATGGCTGCTCAACGGCACCGCGCGGATGGGCTGGCTCAACCGCATGACGCAGTGGAAGGACAAGGCGGGCAAAAACCGCGAGGGCCAGTCGGTCGCGCTGTTCACCTATCCGGTGCTGCAAGCCGCCGACGTGCTGCTCTATCAGGCGACCCATGTGCCGGTGGGCGAAGATCAGAAGCA
It encodes:
- the secB gene encoding protein-export chaperone SecB yields the protein MAEEGDILTDLNDPKAGANGVDNQPAAGIITQYVKDLSVENPNAPDVYQWTDAPQVDVQFNIGAQPKGDQVTEVELKINITATAEKGTAYLVELSYCGLVGLRNIPEQQAHAFLFAEAPRILFPFARRVVSDAVRDAGFPPLMVDPIDFNGLYAQQLAARRAQDEDAGGDAPAPTGDA
- the murJ gene encoding murein biosynthesis integral membrane protein MurJ — its product is MSLLKHVGTIGSLTMVSRIAGMAREMIFSRVLGANAVTDAWFQAFIIPNVFRRLFAEGAFSAAFVPMFSKRLHGHDDPEKGLEEARSFSADVLSVFLPVLIALVAVFEIAMPGVIWLLSEKPVDPETYPLAVDFARIMFPYIILVSLVTLFTGMLNSVSRFAPGASFPIILNLVLIAALLAGEWFAKNTGASVEQIAYGIAWAVTGAGVMQLAWLYYWTRVEGFRPRLLWPRITPEVKRLSIIALPAAIGGGAYQINTLVQLYFLNQLEDGSVSYMNYADRLNQLPLGIIGIALSTAILPTLSRFIGGDNKEGADRIQSDAIELSMLLTIPAAVALAICAEPFVTMIFQGGRFDLADAAVTGEVLAALVLGLPAYVLVKVLVPNFYARADTKTPVVAAFISLGVFITACILVLDTYGVIGVAYASVVGAWINVTFLLIVLALRGHYTMPAVLIFRIARQVLAAAAMGAALFYTRDLLTGWFSAGLFERLGALLALVGAAAIVYFGIAFAVGAIDRQRIATLTKKAS